tatcattgttgagtaaaaaaaattactacataAATTAAGATCTGATCATTCTACATTACTTAGATTTTGTttcttgtaattaaaaataatttgtaaaacataacTGTTTTGTTctgtacatttattataatttttcagataCCTTGCTGGATCTGGGCGAACATTTGGACGACCAATAAGTGGTCAGGGAGAAATAGTTGGAGTCAGTTCACAATATGGCACTTACACAGATTGGCAGGCTAAAGAGGGGCTATTTATTCACCCTGGTGATTTATTGCCCCACCAGAATGCTATACATACAGaattataaacttattttagtgtatttttatttaagtttcacACTAATGTGTATTTGCAGTTTTGACAGTGCATagacaatttgttattttatttatgttatctcTACCCATGTGAATGGTTCCTAAATGTGATCAGCCTTTGTCTTGTAaagcttaaattattatggcaaaaatatttagaaaaccataatacaatgaaatttattataaatgtgcaCAAACTTAAACATATCCCATAGGATTCCCAGCAAGGAAGTTGTGTGTTGagaaataaagttttgtttgtgTTATTCGAGTTTTAAAGACGTAAACAAACGAAAATGAAGgaggaataattttatagttatttcaaaactttaaaattcttaCCAAAGAATTTTTgagataaaatacattttataatgaaaacctagttttattgtactaaatctttattgttaaatgttcATCATAGAAGTCCCTGTGAAAGAgatatgtaacaaaattttgaAAGTTGACAATTTTCAGTGCTTCAATTTAGCATAGAGTTTGTATTAATACTGATTTTGAGCAGTtgactgtttattttattattaattctacaTACTTATTGAGAAATCTTacatttcaatgaaaatggaatattatttaaggtttgaaattatacaaaatgttaCATAGTCTCTATGTTTCAAAGAAaacaactaataaaaaatgcaaattttaaaatcaaattacaaaactaaataattctaaatgaTTACAAAACAACTACATTATATTACAACCAGATTCGGTCTCGGCTTTAATGAAATTTCCTCATTTTCCAGGTCAggtaataaatcaataaaacttaGAACAATTCCAGAATAAAAGGGGGCTAGTTTTTTTAGTCTTAAGAATGCTTTGGAGgcaagaataattttaatttactatttcaactttaataaataataatttgttataaagaatattataaatcttggtaaatttttaaaatggcaGTCGagtaaacaaaacttaaattacGATACACAAAACTGAAAAACTAAGTACACATTCGTtttgcattaaatatattctacaaaattaaatgccaaatattatttcaataataaaataatagtttgttGTTATTCAGTTATTAGTTctaaaattttgacattaaacatgtgtaatgtttaaatcaatgtttttgcactaaacataaaaaaccGGTCAAACCACAAACAGTTGCAACATTGATCGGATATTTTGAGACATCCGTGGCTTTTCCATAGAAAAATctataactatatttaaactgttttcatttttaatataacttttcatACCATGCATTTGAACTATAGATGTTTATTGTTAGaatgtaattaattgaattaagtTTTAGACTTgtcaaataagttttattatgcTGAAATtcatcataatattgttaacaATTCAATGTTTTCCTGTTTTCATGTtacaattacaacaaaaatgtcaacgggatttttatcaaaactgTTTAGTCGAAACAAATATATGAGAATTAATATATTCtcaatagataataataataataaatattggtttaattttaagaaatgcCGATCCAGTAGAAACgcctatattattttaaaatactccTTTGGtctacaaattataaacaattaatcCTTTTTTAGtgattatttaagaaaaaaaaagaaaatacggctacaaaagataaagataaaagatGAGCTGTAAAAGAAAAGATACATAaactgtataatattttagatgaACTAGATAAATGACgagtattaatttatacatgtggtttattcatttttaagttGTAATATTGTGTCTAAACTTGTTTCTTACTATTGtgcaaagaaaattttattgtttacaggtttttttgtttacacaaCAAACTGAAATCATGaactagttaaaaaaaacacattataatttgaataaacatatttaaaattatttcgtttACATGCAAATGTAGAAAACTTGTACgtatgaaaattttgttatacaGCACAGCTGTTATTAAACAATCTGggctaaattattttattctggtAGCAGATATGAAAAAATGACgaatttcttatatatattaactatATTACTTATCTGTACCATCGTTATCAAACAAACTCATCAATTTACAAACACGCATAGTCGACaaactgtaatttttattgtaaaatttaacagCCTATTAACTGttttacagtcgaacctggataaacaAGAGTCCAAGGGACTGTGACTTGAGtctcgcttatagaagtttctctctaacctGAGTTTCTTTGTTATGGATGTCTTCCATCGGGACCGGACaataactctcgcttatagttttctcactcATACAGTTCTAGTTTattcaggttcgactgtatctttgtttttctaaaGATAATCTGTGGAATGTccagtttttatacaagtgtttcaaCAATAGGAACAGAAGTGCAggcaatttaaatgaaaaattcgCTGATTCATCTTCAGCTTTACGATTGTTTGGTCACTCTACAAAACTATGCGCGTccctagtaaaaaaaatacgtccATTGGCCGACAGCCGACTAAACTAAGACAGtgtaacattaaatttgtacatttaGACATTTCATTTTCAGCAAATTGTCATAAAAGGGCATTAATACTAGGGACCTTATACAAAACCTGTGAAGTTAATTAACAAGATCCTGATTAATATAAGAATCATTTAAGTCTAAGTAGTCACTAGCAGAGTTTCGTGGAAAGCACGCTGTTGATTTTCTCTAAAGCATAAGTGAGGTTCGTGTACAGTTTCTTATCGCAGCCGTGCTCCTCTATGGTGCTGAACCTAAACGTGCGGAAGTTCTTCTCCACATCAATATACGTGACAGCCTGCATCAGCGGGCACAATATTATCTTCGTGTGATCTTGGAAGTTgatctgaaaagaaaaattaaaacttaagagCCTTAAATTGATGTAACTTTGTACAACAGTACCATCTAATTATAAGGTGAGTGCTTTTGTGCCGTTTCAATCCTTTTGGAGATTCAAGGTCAGCTGACCTTCGCATTCCTTTACGCCCCGTTacacttaatattttagatggtagatcccgcaacaacaatatttgttgggtgcaggAATTGgcctcgcccggtgaaataccacaaccacacagaagacaggcgtcaagtggaagcaattccaagtacagtctgatgagtgtgttgccggaggtctaattttagtcctttttccttttccacccttttcttattaggaaaggatgggaagggaaaggagaaatatcctctttctgtgcgtccccttctccgttgattaaaggtaagcaacgcatctgcatttgcggattactatggcaacggtcgcctcgctatttcggcgaattcaggtggccgtttgctaccttttgatataaaaaaataaaaaaaattgttttgcgCAGCGATTCGTGCGAAGTTCCGAGGTGCCAAGATGTTTTGAAAGCTTTAATACCTGTAGTGTTCCGTTGGTGAGATACATGATGACGGCGAGCGTGGTGCGGAACCACTGGTGCAGGTGAGGCAGTCGCGATAGACCGTCACTCTCGCGAACTTGTACTGACGCTCCTAGAAAGAACGGTTTAGTGGTTTTTGAGTTACaccttatattatattactagcttttacccgcgactccgtccgcgcggaataaaaaatagaaagcggggtaaaaactatcctatgtccgtttcctggttctaagctacctgcccgacaattttcagtcaaatcgattcagccgttcttgagttataaatagtgtaactaacacgacttacttttatatatatagataaagcaacaaaattcttaaatcattaaaataggTCTGCTCACCTGCTTTCATAAGATGCTCGGTCATGTATCTACGGAAGTACGAAAGGAGTTTCATCTTTTTGTCCAGCTCTGGTGGGTAGTCAGTCAttgtcatatatttttcagtgCTATGCCGGTCAATGTAGTGAACATTTctgtaacataaataacaagTATGAAACacctttatttatacaatcataaaaatatcatcagtttatttttataacaccaaacttttttaaaatccatAATTGTCTCAAACTAGCAAACAAAAGTATCTGCAGAATATTCTAATAAACAGGGCTTTCATAAAtacatagaaaaaataatgacatgtaAGTTTTTCAGAGAGAATGAATATAATATGGGTTTTTCATGAATGTTTCATCAATGGAATTGATTACATTAGTTTAGGACTCACACTCCATTGGAGAGCATGATGAGTTTGGTGGTGTCGTTGAACATAACGCCGACACTCTCGTCACACAGCTGGTATCCGAAGCCGTACTTGTCGCTATAGTCCACCCACTTGCCCACCCACACCAGCGGTTGGGCCGCGGGATCGCTCAGACCCTCCGTCAGACACTCCGGTCGGCATTTCAGCTGCAATCatagttttattatgaataaacaagacaataaatatacaagtcgtatttttattaagtaacaaGTTATGAGTACTGGGATCTCGCATCCATAGATATTTTAGCAGAACGAAAAGGAGTGTATTTACTTCgacaaaataactttttatgtgTATTAGTAATGACTAACATTGGACTGCAGCAGCGCGGCGAGCTGATCTCGCAGGGCAACAAGGTTCTGCCGGTGTGAGCTGGACTCGCCAGTGCGCGGCTCCGCCTTCACCTGGGCCGGTATGCTGGCCGCCATGCCAACATTGTCTACAAAAGTtcattcatattaatattatccgCATGTCTATCAGTCTACAGAGAATCTATTCAAAAcccgttatttaaaaattaatatcaaaacaCTGTGgaataagaattttaaaacgatttcAAGCGAGCTCATCTTATTAGAGTTCgtcttatatcttactaatattataaataggaaagattttatttgttaggctccgaaactattaaaacgatttatttttaattccgcgcgaaggAAGTCGCGAGTAATCACATAAGTTACCACTACGATTTTAAACATGACTGAATGTATCAATTACTCTAAGGGTATGTGACATACTAATATTGTTGACTTCGTTGAGCGGGCGTCGTTGCATCATGCCCTCGAGCTGGTCTGTGCGGGGTGCGGTGGTGAGACAGGAGAGCGGCAGCGCGGCCGGTAAGATGCCCGACGAGAAGAACTCGTGTCGCAGCAGCTTGTCCACCGAGGGCCGCAGCGCAGGGTTGGCCTGCAGCTGGAGCACGATCATTGAGGTCGCCGGCTTCCTCAGCGTTGTTGGTACCCTGGTTATGCAACTTTTAATAACTATGATGTTctaaaaaagttgtaataacATAATCGCACAGCTGGTGGCTGAAGATTTATGAAATACACGAAACATCaatcatttaaatgtaaatgaaacaTTGAACAAGTTTCTACCATACAAAACTATTATGTTTTCCCCTTTGTAAGTGCGAGATtttagacaaataaaaaaaaaactggttcAACTGTTACACCCTGTACTTATTGCTATATTTTCACTttacataactttttaaatattggtgGCTTAGctggaaaatatttgtttgtaaaataagttagttatcgtaaaacatacataatttttacgtGACTTTACATTGGAACATTTCCGTTACATTTTGAAGATATCTATCTAGTTATGTTAATTGGATTTCTTAGATTTCCGGTTTTAACGACATTAGACACCGGAAGTTATTTGCGTACTTTTTTACCGGTAATTCAATgaccaaaatgttttatagtaatatcttgttttatttagtaatcttaatttatatttagttaataatgGAGTAATggttatttaagttaaattaacatatttttcctATCAATACGAAACcccaaaatagttaaaaaaatttagacaacaacaggttttgattgaaaaaaattgacaacaTAGAATAAGATATTTGTTTCCCTTCATATGCTTGTTAactcataattttttataaacttgtttgttacatgtttaataatttatttatctaagttAAAACATCATTGAAAACAATcacaaaaaaatcacacactttaaaaacacaatgaaTAACGCGAACACTTTAATAACGCTTTTATTATTGGAATTTCTCAATGATCAACtgaaaaatgaatatttaaagtagTCACATATGAGAACTATTcaacataaaatgaaaaaaaaaaaaaaggttagacATTAACAATTGTAGGTAGGTTTTTAACAGTTTCAAGCACATTTGAACAGAAGCTCACATCGAGTTCCATCACCATATTACCACAACTGTTGGATATAACCACCTGTAACGCATCTTGCGTGTATTGTCGTTGACTACGGCCTGAGCGTACCGAGTACCAAATGTTTTCCAGGGGCCCGCACAACAAGTATGCAGCGCTAGATATATCCCCTCACTAGTTGTCAACAAAAAGGCGCattaatatttcaagtttGATGACCTAATGTAAACTGCCCATAAATAATGACAAGTTTTATacatgtgtaaaattaaatcaaaaacatattctttaaatcagtaatttttcatttaaaagccataatttttgtaatgacAAATAGtaatagattatattttaatattgagttaactaaaatgtttttgggATACTGCATTCAGAAGAAATTTCGTGTGCATAGAAAACAGAGTTTGAGTTCTTCAAGTTGGAATTTCACGTATTTTAAATCtgtagttaaaataaactatattacCTGTATTCACACTGCTTGATTCTTTTGTATGTGTCTTTGAGAGTTGATGTTTCAAAAGGTGGCTTTCCCACAAGCAGGGTGTACATGATGCAGCCCAAACTCCAAATGTCCACTTCGAAGGAGTGCCCCTTCTTTGTCAATATCTCAGGAGCTATGTAATTTGGTGTGCCGCATAAAGTCTGTTTTCTCTCtcctaaaaattttaattgatttcattttttagacaatttatttaattagactTTTTATTGAGTTATAATTACGTTGAAAAACAAACTAACTGCAGCAAAACGCAGATACACCTTTCaagttaattttagtatttgaaaatttagtataatatatagatttgttaataataataatacagaaatatactattaattaaatatactttatacaaCGAAATAACAATGGCTGTTTACTACAGAAATGGAATAAATATGATTCTCACCTTCATATTCAATTTTAGCTGCTAGTCCAAAATCTCCAATCTTAACGCACAGGTCATCGTCAAGGAAAAGATTTCCCAACTTAAGATCTCTGTGTATAATCCTCCGGCTGTGTAGATACTGCACACCGAGTAATATCTGACGCATATAGAACCTTGTTTCAGGCTCTGTGATGGCTTTTCTACGCTTATGTAATTCCATCATGgactgtaataaataataccattttaatactattacatattttaaaagctacATTGGCTTTTATTCTTTATACTTGTATTACAACAATAATGTTGCCGTTACTATATAGTTTAAGTTTTTCATACACTTGTAAATACAAACCCTTCTCTTGCAGAGCTCCAGTACAATGTAAATGTTGAGTGAGTCCTCAAAGAAGCTATGGAAGCCCACCACATGTTTGTGTTGCAGTGAGCGGTGGATAGAGATCTCCTGAGCCATTTTTTCCTTTTGACTCGACTTTACCATAAGCttttttgaaacaattttcCCCGCGTACACCTGGTTGGTGGCGATGTCTTGGATTTCGTAGCATTTTGCAAAGCCTCCCTAAAATTGATGATgggttaaataaataagggaGTTATAGTTCACGTCTATGTATAAATTAGTTCATTAATAATATGCAGTGTTCGTTTTCTTTTCGTAACCGTAGTGGGTATTACACATTgccaaataattttcaaattgttcATAAACATAACGGATGTACTCAGTTTAAATTTGGTATACGCCCATTAGACAAGTTTTATAAAGTGAAGACATATATAACAAGTTCGTCATTTCGTcgctgtttaatttaaaagaaaaactcacCTTTCCGAAAAACCGCAATCTGTGATATGTGCTCTTTGTTTGAGGATCTTGAATTATTTCgggtatttctttcttttcatcTTCCTTGATAGACgtcattataaattaactttaaatataagttcaagtcaataaaatgataaaaatgaagcAAAAGTCTAAAAATTGTTCACAAATGAATACACAATGTTCTCAAACTAAGCGCTGGAACATGAAGAACAGTTGCTTTGCACGGCAGTTGCACTGAATTTTGAACTGTTAGTTACGTTATGAAGTCGACCAATCAGAGCACTCTATTCATATTTATCGTTgccatgaaaataaaattggtgATAAACAAAACAGTGGTTagttaaagttacaaataaaaaattaaatacaataaataataagtacaacactttttcataatatatcttttaattccaaataaataattttaagatctatttttgtaacatttagtAAAATACACTTTTCATAACTGGCAACGAACAACTTAAACttttctaaacaaaaatattcaaggACAAACAACTTATTTTcggtctattttatttatacttattttttattttaggatttcttttttattcaccttaaaaagatttttcaaaaCACAACTTTACGTAATAACTTTGTACACCTCTAACAGTAATTTTGGAAATATGAATgtgtgttgtaattttttcatttgttaattGATCAAAGCAACttctaatgttatttaatatccGTGTTAAAGATCATTAAAACAAGTATTCATTCGTACTTCGTGATATGTGGACTTAGCACATATATTTGCGATAATCGCTATCGTATTGTCGCGGCaatattgtgttaaaattgGTGCAGCAAAATCgagcgtaaagtacaccaaaaatctcatactaattttaaaataattgacgaTTATGATACGAAGGTACttgtcacaaaaatatttatattaggcCCACTGTTCGTCAATGAATTGTTTGGTTTAAATTCGCGGGCAATTTATAACtaatgactttaaaaaaaaaaataccaaagttctatttgttaaattgctaatatgttttttaggAGTATTTCGTTTAGTTCACCCgtacttttttatagtatttcttttaattgacGTCCCGATTCCCGAATCGTGAATCCTTGGAGTAAGCAAAGACAATCAACAGAtggttattgttatttaggaCCAATACAGTATCTGGATCTAAACctctaattaataaacattaaaattataatattgtgacATAAGTTTTTAACAAATGATGTACGATAGAAGTTTAGATCATTCttgcacaggtgggcacagttaatcgaaaagtaaacttcgttaatcgttaattcgttaattaaaaaattaacttcgttaatcgttaaagcgttaaattctcgaaaatttaacgcaagttaaagttaatcgttaacagttaaccatacaaaaattatacatactaatttcacacttatgtggcgacacttgtttaaaatagtaattgtaatttgaatgtacacattagtattagagacaagtatgaatgcattatagtatatttcattacgagtgcggaaagcctgtcattgcaaagagttccgacaaatgtctacaagttgacagttggaacaagttgtaatgacagtttcgcacgtgtactaaacaactatttttgatacagttgcgaaaaaatgaagcaatttaatagaataataaaaacacaataaactgaactaactaaaatgtttgaaaaatggcgccaaccgtaggGAATATGTccaaacaaccaagtcttcagtagattatttttattgatatgaaatgaaaatgaaatttaatgagatgaaataaaatgaaaactaacctaattgattgaatcaaatcattaaatctgatattgtaacaaattaggagcttctttttagaaacatttgtatgaatcataaaaacttcaatgatttttttttgtaaaaacttcacccaacagacattattttgacagttgggaaagagaacggaCAAGTTTGGAAatgctaaagaaaaagcacgggtaaaaaagtgtattaatacagttgctcaaaaagtggcgtattgcagggacgaagagcgttcagaatgtgggctattacatactcatgcttttatatactcgtaatgaaatatactatttcgaaccttttttttttgattttgtcctgttgttcgcgtctttcccggacgctctgatgcatcacacttgcacgcgaacttcatatatatatatcaatgaTCAACTctttcgttcaccattcgagtcgccgacagtcgcccaacatagctgaacttacgagcgtggcgtggcacgtaacttaaacaaaatgacagcaagtctccaagtttctaatttaacgattaacggacttttattaacggaagttgagtttaacggaagttaacaaaagcgttaacactttttgaagttaacttaaaagttaatccgttaagcaaaatgttaacttcgttaattaacgattaacggattaacgagttaacgCCCAGCTCTGCATTCTTGTATTAAGCTGTGTGATTTATAAAGTGAAAGGACTTTACCAGTGAGTCAATAAATTAACTGTTTATGTACGTCTGTTTGTTAAACTATTTATCTAACTTATTCAATGTTTACGGATATTGTTTGACATGTACGCGATTATTCAGggaatttgattttaaatgatgATGTCAACGTAGtacttcaaattatttttttttgggaatTCTATACATGCTTTAGGTGAGGGAAGGAAGTATGCTAAATAGCAAATATCAATACTTGgccaataattaattataaatacagtaAACACGTCTTACTCATATTATACAACAAGTATTACTATGGTAATCCCACGCGGTAATATTATAGGGATAGAATAACTCTCTTTTCCGAGGATAAAACCTTTAAGCTGTTAAGACATCGGGATGTCTTATTAGAATGGATATCCATACATAATCGTACTTAACTATCTACGTGTGAAAAATATGGTCTTGACGGTTTGCAAACAGCCGAAAAATATGGAAAGAcccaaactataaaaaattattctttttatctttcattttAGTAATGGGttgtaatatattgttacaataattttagttgACCACGAAATCCGCCGTAAATTGAAATGAACTTTACAAACTAGTATAAAGTTCCTGTAAAAACAAAGAGGCGAAGTATCTCTATAAGGAAATTACAGCTCAATCATGTTTACATTTGCTAAAGCTTGTGCCGTGACGCACTTGTGTCTTCGTACTGTACTGACCGTgaaaaactacatttttacaaaaacatttcctGACGTAGGTAATTAAAGGAGCGGGTGGGATTACACAAACATGCCATGTTAATTATGAATAATGggataaaagtaataaattg
This sequence is a window from Papilio machaon chromosome 3, ilPapMach1.1, whole genome shotgun sequence. Protein-coding genes within it:
- the LOC106712452 gene encoding serine/threonine-protein kinase polo isoform X2, which produces MTSIKEDEKKEIPEIIQDPQTKSTYHRLRFFGKGGFAKCYEIQDIATNQVYAGKIVSKKLMVKSSQKEKMAQEISIHRSLQHKHVVGFHSFFEDSLNIYIVLELCKRRSMMELHKRRKAITEPETRFYMRQILLGVQYLHSRRIIHRDLKLGNLFLDDDLCVKIGDFGLAAKIEYEGERKQTLCGTPNYIAPEILTKKGHSFEVDIWSLGCIMYTLLVGKPPFETSTLKDTYKRIKQCEYRVPTTLRKPATSMIVLQLQANPALRPSVDKLLRHEFFSSGILPAALPLSCLTTAPRTDQLEGMMQRRPLNEVNNINNVGMAASIPAQVKAEPRTGESSSHRQNLVALRDQLAALLQSNLKCRPECLTEGLSDPAAQPLVWVGKWVDYSDKYGFGYQLCDESVGVMFNDTTKLIMLSNGVNVHYIDRHSTEKYMTMTDYPPELDKKMKLLSYFRRYMTEHLMKAGASVQVRESDGLSRLPHLHQWFRTTLAVIMYLTNGTLQINFQDHTKIILCPLMQAVTYIDVEKNFRTFRFSTIEEHGCDKKLYTNLTYALEKINSVLSTKLC
- the LOC106712452 gene encoding serine/threonine-protein kinase polo isoform X1, producing the protein MTSIKEDEKKEIPEIIQDPQTKSTYHRLRFFGKGGFAKCYEIQDIATNQVYAGKIVSKKLMVKSSQKEKMAQEISIHRSLQHKHVVGFHSFFEDSLNIYIVLELCKRRSMMELHKRRKAITEPETRFYMRQILLGVQYLHSRRIIHRDLKLGNLFLDDDLCVKIGDFGLAAKIEYEGERKQTLCGTPNYIAPEILTKKGHSFEVDIWSLGCIMYTLLVGKPPFETSTLKDTYKRIKQCEYSEGIYLALHTCCAGPWKTFGTRYAQAVVNDNTRKMRYRVPTTLRKPATSMIVLQLQANPALRPSVDKLLRHEFFSSGILPAALPLSCLTTAPRTDQLEGMMQRRPLNEVNNINNVGMAASIPAQVKAEPRTGESSSHRQNLVALRDQLAALLQSNLKCRPECLTEGLSDPAAQPLVWVGKWVDYSDKYGFGYQLCDESVGVMFNDTTKLIMLSNGVNVHYIDRHSTEKYMTMTDYPPELDKKMKLLSYFRRYMTEHLMKAGASVQVRESDGLSRLPHLHQWFRTTLAVIMYLTNGTLQINFQDHTKIILCPLMQAVTYIDVEKNFRTFRFSTIEEHGCDKKLYTNLTYALEKINSVLSTKLC